In the Emys orbicularis isolate rEmyOrb1 chromosome 3, rEmyOrb1.hap1, whole genome shotgun sequence genome, one interval contains:
- the LBH gene encoding protein LBH: MSVFFPIHCPDYLRSAEMTEVMMNTTSMDEIGLSPRKDGLSYQIFPDPSDFDRYCKLKDRLPSIVVEPTEGDVESGELRWPPEEFLVQEEEEEEEENCEEAKKENKEQ; this comes from the exons ATGTCTGTATTTTTTCCCATTCACTG CCCTGATTATCTGAGATCAGCTGAAATGACTGAGGTGATGATGAATACTACATCTATGGATGAAATTGGGCTAAGCCCCCGCAAGGATGGCCTATCATATCAG atttttcCTGACCCCTCAGACTTTGACCGTTACTGTAAGCTGAAGGACCGCCTGCCTTCCATTGTGGTGGAGCCAACAGAGGGGGATGTGGAGAGTGGTGAGCTGAGATGGCCACCTGAGGAATTCCTtgtccaggaggaggaggaggaggaagaagaaaactgTGAAGAGGCAAAGAAAGAGAACAAAGAGCAATAA